In the Gallaecimonas pentaromativorans genome, one interval contains:
- a CDS encoding patatin-like phospholipase family protein → MHSPATTALILTGGGARAAYQVGVLKAIGRWQGPKQGLPFHILCGTSAGAVNATALGAWAHCLCRGVRHLERVWGQFHTGQVFHADPWHLAGHIVRRMVRFFQADYARQLQPCLLDPRPLQKLLASRVPFHRLAGQITAGRLRAIGITASSYTERSSVTFFTGADTCQPWQRARRLGQRVHLNESHLMASTALPFLFPPVRIKNQYFCDGTIHQLSPLSPAIHLGASRILVIGTQHQQLHNIRSTQTHTPTAGTIAGYLLESIFTDALNADLERAWRVNQTLEMIPPRKRHQLPLRAIDTLVVQPSQDIDVIAAHHYRSLPRAIRWLLARLGVTDEEDASLLSYLLFESLYCQELIALGEQDAERQKAAIVSHLGILA, encoded by the coding sequence CTGCCTTTTCATATTCTCTGCGGCACCTCGGCCGGCGCCGTCAACGCCACGGCCTTGGGTGCCTGGGCCCATTGCCTGTGCCGGGGAGTGCGGCATCTTGAGCGGGTTTGGGGCCAGTTTCATACCGGCCAGGTTTTTCATGCCGATCCCTGGCACCTGGCCGGCCATATTGTCCGGCGCATGGTGCGATTCTTCCAGGCCGACTACGCCCGTCAGCTTCAGCCTTGCCTGCTCGACCCCAGGCCATTACAAAAACTGCTGGCCAGCCGTGTCCCCTTTCATCGTCTGGCAGGGCAAATCACCGCCGGTAGATTGCGGGCCATAGGCATCACCGCCTCTTCCTATACCGAACGCAGCTCGGTGACCTTTTTTACCGGTGCCGACACCTGCCAGCCGTGGCAACGGGCCAGGCGCCTAGGACAACGGGTACACCTTAACGAGAGCCACCTGATGGCCAGCACCGCCCTGCCCTTTTTATTCCCGCCGGTGCGCATCAAAAACCAGTATTTCTGCGATGGCACTATCCATCAGCTAAGCCCCCTGAGCCCGGCCATTCATCTGGGGGCCAGCCGCATTCTGGTGATCGGCACCCAGCACCAGCAGCTGCACAATATCCGCTCGACCCAGACTCACACCCCCACCGCCGGTACCATAGCCGGCTACCTGCTGGAGAGCATTTTTACCGATGCCCTCAATGCCGATCTGGAGCGGGCCTGGCGAGTCAACCAGACCCTGGAGATGATCCCGCCAAGAAAGCGCCACCAGTTGCCCCTTCGCGCCATCGATACCCTGGTGGTGCAGCCCAGTCAGGATATTGACGTCATAGCGGCTCACCACTACCGCAGTTTGCCAAGGGCTATTCGCTGGCTGCTGGCACGGCTAGGGGTTACCGACGAAGAAGACGCATCGCTGCTCTCCTATCTACTCTTTGAAAGCCTTTATTGTCAGGAACTTATCGCCCTTGGAGAACAAGACGCCGAGCGCCAGAAAGCGGCCATCGTCAGTCACCTTGGCATTTTGGCCTAG
- a CDS encoding GGDEF domain-containing protein, translated as MQLHPYTANSKTLPLAITPRAEDVIGLYQTLDPQQVLMRFAALAKHCLPLAAIRVNDSVQLRWRSGNTERYLTTDCPAVDGVHYSLKGPLSLWQEQLLGHWHDALVPALGNALMHGKALSQARTDQLTGLGNRTAFAEEETRLVARADRHQRPFCLLLLDLDNFKPVNDAYGHQRGDAVLYRVAQLMTSQARIEDLCFRLGGDEFALLLADTDQDGGEKLAQRLLASLKDNEFLASHKIGVSMGLAQWQPGEHPRSLQARADLALYQAKGAGRGCLRKG; from the coding sequence ATGCAGTTACATCCCTATACCGCCAATTCCAAGACCCTGCCCCTGGCCATCACGCCACGGGCAGAAGATGTGATAGGCCTGTACCAGACCCTGGACCCCCAGCAGGTGCTGATGCGTTTTGCCGCCCTGGCAAAACATTGCCTCCCCCTTGCCGCCATTCGGGTCAATGACTCGGTGCAGCTGCGCTGGCGAAGCGGCAATACCGAGCGCTATCTCACCACCGACTGTCCAGCAGTGGACGGCGTGCACTACAGCCTCAAAGGGCCTCTGAGCCTGTGGCAGGAGCAACTGTTGGGGCACTGGCACGACGCCTTGGTACCGGCCCTTGGCAACGCCCTGATGCATGGTAAGGCCCTGAGCCAGGCCCGCACCGACCAACTGACCGGCCTTGGCAACCGCACCGCCTTTGCCGAGGAAGAAACCCGTCTGGTGGCCAGGGCCGACCGCCATCAGCGCCCCTTTTGCCTGCTGCTGCTGGACTTGGACAACTTCAAGCCGGTTAACGATGCCTACGGCCATCAACGGGGAGATGCCGTTCTCTACCGGGTGGCCCAGCTGATGACCAGCCAGGCCCGCATTGAGGATTTGTGCTTTCGCTTAGGGGGAGACGAATTTGCCCTGCTGCTGGCCGACACCGACCAGGACGGCGGCGAAAAGCTGGCCCAGCGGCTGTTGGCAAGCCTCAAAGACAACGAGTTCCTGGCCAGCCATAAAATTGGTGTCAGCATGGGCTTGGCCCAGTGGCAACCAGGAGAACACCCCCGCTCATTGCAAGCGCGGGCCGACTTGGCGCTTTATCAGGCCAAAGGCGCCGGCCGCGGCTGCCTGAGAAAAGGCTGA
- the tilS gene encoding tRNA lysidine(34) synthetase TilS, which produces MQTVLDALDQQLGPRLGGGSVVLALSGGLDSVVLLRALAPWCQARDARLKAVHVHHGISANADSWAEHCQGLCAALGVPLAIEHLALNKGPRQSLEAIARDARYRVLADAMAPGDCLVTAHHLDDQAETFLLAARRGAGLDGLCAMPFARPFGPGTLIRPLLALSRKTLEAAAKGLAWVEDESNQDTAFDRNFLRQSLLPAAEVRLGGFSAGLARSAELLQQELPARDWLLTQELARRVGLDGSLDLGGAPVEAAALLLRAWAARVDEGVALGHKVVAEMLRQQHAADDATVRVGDFGRFKGRWFYLPPTLGADKAALLTAIAWQPGGGLLQKGHWRFDLPGATRFQPHDRDQGRTLKKLWQEWGVPPWLRRHWPLLVGEGGELLAVAGMAVAKGHFQPQGQFPAWDAPGAFQPFLRQPRPAPLA; this is translated from the coding sequence ATGCAGACCGTGCTCGACGCCCTTGACCAACAACTGGGCCCCCGCCTTGGCGGGGGCTCTGTCGTTTTGGCGCTCTCAGGTGGCCTGGACTCGGTGGTGCTGCTCCGCGCCCTGGCGCCCTGGTGCCAAGCGCGAGACGCCAGGCTAAAAGCGGTGCACGTTCATCACGGCATCTCCGCCAATGCCGATAGCTGGGCTGAACACTGCCAGGGGCTTTGCGCCGCCCTAGGCGTGCCTTTGGCGATAGAGCACCTCGCCCTTAACAAAGGGCCGCGCCAAAGCCTGGAGGCCATCGCTCGTGACGCCCGTTACCGGGTGCTGGCCGATGCCATGGCGCCGGGTGATTGCCTGGTGACCGCCCATCATTTGGATGACCAAGCCGAGACTTTTCTGCTCGCTGCCCGGCGCGGCGCTGGCCTGGATGGCCTTTGCGCCATGCCGTTTGCCCGGCCCTTTGGCCCCGGCACCCTTATCCGGCCATTGCTGGCCCTGAGCCGAAAAACCTTGGAAGCGGCAGCTAAGGGCTTGGCTTGGGTGGAAGACGAGTCCAATCAAGACACCGCCTTTGACCGCAACTTCCTGCGCCAATCCCTGCTGCCAGCGGCAGAGGTAAGGCTTGGCGGCTTTAGCGCCGGCCTTGCCCGCAGTGCTGAGTTGTTGCAACAGGAGCTGCCGGCCAGAGACTGGCTGCTAACGCAGGAGCTGGCGCGGCGGGTGGGGCTTGATGGCAGCCTGGACCTTGGCGGCGCCCCTGTTGAGGCAGCGGCGCTGTTGCTGCGGGCTTGGGCCGCGCGTGTTGACGAAGGCGTGGCGCTGGGGCACAAGGTGGTTGCCGAGATGCTGCGCCAACAACACGCCGCAGACGATGCCACGGTGCGGGTGGGGGATTTTGGCCGTTTTAAGGGCCGCTGGTTTTATTTGCCGCCAACCCTTGGCGCCGATAAAGCAGCCTTACTCACCGCTATTGCCTGGCAACCCGGGGGCGGTTTGCTGCAAAAAGGGCACTGGCGTTTTGACTTGCCGGGCGCAACCCGTTTTCAGCCCCACGACAGAGACCAGGGCCGGACCCTTAAAAAGCTCTGGCAAGAATGGGGCGTGCCGCCCTGGCTGCGCCGCCACTGGCCACTGTTAGTGGGTGAGGGCGGTGAGCTACTGGCGGTAGCGGGCATGGCGGTGGCCAAAGGCCACTTTCAGCCCCAGGGGCAATTCCCGGCTTGGGATGCCCCTGGCGCCTTTCAGCCTTTTCTCAGGCAGCCGCGGCCGGCGCCTTTGGCCTGA
- the accA gene encoding acetyl-CoA carboxylase carboxyl transferase subunit alpha, with product MSLNFLQFEQPIAELLAQIEELKAVGDSNGVDLNLSEEIGRLNDKCDELTKKLFSDLTPWQVAQLARHPQRPYSYDYIKHIFTEYDELAGDRAFADDKAIVGGIARLEGEPVMVIGHQKGRDVRERTKRNFGMPRPEGYRKALRLMEMAERFKMPILTFIDTPGAYPGVGAEERGQSEAIARNLKVMATLKVPVICTVIGEGGSGGALAIGVGDRVNMLQYSTYSVISPEGCASILWKSADKASVAAEAMGITAERLKELKLIDTVVEEPLGGAHRNPKLMAERLKARLLADLNGLRDLDGDTLLDKRYERLMGYGYV from the coding sequence ATGAGCCTTAACTTTTTACAATTCGAACAACCTATCGCTGAACTGCTGGCACAAATCGAAGAGCTAAAAGCAGTGGGCGATAGCAATGGCGTAGATCTCAACCTCAGCGAGGAGATCGGCCGTCTTAACGACAAATGCGATGAGCTGACCAAAAAGCTGTTTAGCGATCTGACTCCCTGGCAAGTGGCGCAATTGGCTCGCCACCCCCAGCGCCCCTACAGCTACGACTACATCAAGCACATCTTCACCGAATATGACGAGTTGGCCGGCGACCGCGCCTTTGCCGACGACAAAGCCATAGTCGGTGGTATTGCCCGCCTTGAAGGCGAGCCGGTGATGGTGATTGGTCATCAGAAGGGCCGCGACGTGCGTGAGCGCACCAAGCGTAACTTCGGCATGCCGCGCCCCGAGGGCTACCGCAAAGCGCTGCGCCTGATGGAGATGGCCGAGCGCTTCAAGATGCCCATCCTCACCTTTATCGACACCCCCGGCGCCTACCCAGGTGTGGGCGCCGAAGAGCGTGGCCAGTCCGAAGCCATTGCCCGCAACCTCAAGGTGATGGCCACCCTCAAGGTGCCGGTGATTTGTACTGTTATCGGTGAAGGTGGCTCCGGCGGCGCCCTGGCCATCGGTGTGGGCGACAGGGTCAACATGCTGCAATACTCCACCTATTCGGTGATCTCCCCCGAAGGCTGCGCCTCCATTTTGTGGAAAAGCGCCGACAAGGCCAGCGTGGCGGCCGAAGCCATGGGCATCACCGCCGAGCGCCTCAAAGAGCTCAAGCTGATTGATACCGTGGTCGAAGAGCCCTTGGGCGGCGCCCACCGTAATCCCAAACTGATGGCTGAGCGCCTCAAGGCGCGCCTGCTGGCCGACCTGAACGGCCTGCGTGACCTCGACGGCGACACCCTGCTGGACAAGCGTTACGAGCGCCTGATGGGGTACGGCTACGTCTGA
- the dnaE gene encoding DNA polymerase III subunit alpha, with protein MSTPSFIHLRVHSDFSMVDGVAKVGPIVKQAGEMGFPALAITDQGNLCGLVRFYGSAHGSGIKPIVGADLWLQSGPMEDQLYRLTVLCQDNTGYQNLTMLISKSYLRGHVQGRPVVDREWLAHHSEGLILLSGAKEGDVGIGLLKGNNALVDEAVAFYQQHFPSRYYLELIRTGRSDEENYLHYAVALAQQQGLPVVATNEVVILKKDDFDAHETRVAIRDGYVLADPNRPKRYSSEQYLKSAEEMAELFSDIPSALENTVEIAKRCNVTIRLGEYFLPNFPTGDLSIEDFLVKVSEKGLEERLQFLFPDEKVRAERRGEYDERLKIELGVINQMGFPGYFLIVMEFIQWSKDNDIPVGPGRGSGAGSLVAYALKITDLDPLEFDLLFERFLNPERVSMPDFDVDFCMDKRDQVIDHVAELYGRDAVSQIITFGTMAAKAVVRDVGRVMGHPYGFVDRISKLIPGDPGMTLKKAFEEEPRLQEVYDADEEVRAVIDMARKLEGVTRNAGKHAGGVVIAPTTITDFAPIYCDDQGHHPVTQFDKNDVEYAGLVKFDFLGLRTLTIIDWALEMINPRLQKAGKAPVDIAAIPLDDKYSFKKLLNAETTAVFQLESRGMKELIKRLKPDCFEDMIALVALFRPGPLQSGMVDNFIDRKHGREEISYPDAQYQHESLKPILEPTYGIILYQEQVMQIAQVLAGYSLGGADLLRRAMGKKKPEEMAKQRATFEDGAKANGIDGELAIKIFDLVEKFAGYGFNKSHSAAYALVSYQTLWLKAHFPAEFMAAVMSADMDNTDKIVTLVDEVRRLGLVMQPPDVNVGQYKFTVNEQGEVIYGIGAIKGVGEGPIEAILEARSEGGPFSDLFDFCNRVDIKRVNRRVLEKLVQSGAMDSLGPIKGSLKGRLGEQRARLFATLPEAIKAADQHAKAQSIGQGDLFGLVNESPDDNQQSFAQAATWPDEQWLMGERETLGLYLSGHPIDRYLPELKHLARCRLCDVQPTPKGGSVVLSGLVLAVRPMINKRNGKRWGIVTLDDGSARLDVMLYADTYEQYQDLLAPDLVLVVEGQVSFDDFSGGYRMTARNVMTITQARERHARGLKLQVGGQVKPEQLLNVLEPFSQGTCPVTLSLANQQAQGEMKLGVRWRVMPEDALLHQLGTLLGKEAVTLQYDA; from the coding sequence ATGAGCACACCGAGCTTTATCCATCTTCGGGTTCATTCCGATTTCTCCATGGTCGACGGGGTGGCCAAGGTCGGCCCCATCGTCAAACAGGCCGGCGAAATGGGCTTTCCGGCCTTGGCCATCACCGACCAGGGCAACCTGTGCGGCCTGGTGCGCTTTTACGGCTCGGCCCACGGCTCCGGTATCAAGCCCATTGTCGGGGCTGATTTGTGGCTGCAAAGCGGCCCCATGGAAGATCAGCTCTATCGCCTGACCGTATTGTGCCAAGACAACACCGGTTACCAGAATCTCACCATGCTCATTTCCAAGTCCTACCTGCGCGGCCACGTGCAGGGCCGCCCGGTGGTGGACCGGGAGTGGCTAGCCCATCACAGCGAAGGGCTTATCCTGCTGTCTGGCGCCAAGGAAGGGGATGTGGGCATTGGCCTTTTGAAGGGCAATAACGCGCTGGTGGACGAAGCGGTGGCTTTTTACCAGCAGCATTTTCCCAGCCGTTACTACCTGGAGCTTATCCGCACCGGCCGCAGCGACGAGGAAAACTACCTCCATTACGCCGTGGCGCTGGCTCAGCAGCAAGGCTTGCCGGTGGTGGCGACCAACGAAGTGGTTATCCTCAAAAAGGACGACTTCGACGCCCACGAAACCCGGGTGGCCATTCGCGACGGCTACGTGCTGGCCGACCCCAATCGCCCCAAACGCTACAGCAGCGAGCAGTATTTGAAATCCGCCGAGGAAATGGCAGAGCTGTTCTCTGATATTCCCTCGGCCCTTGAAAATACCGTGGAGATCGCCAAGCGCTGTAACGTCACCATCCGCCTGGGCGAATACTTCCTGCCCAACTTCCCAACGGGCGATCTGAGCATCGAGGACTTCCTGGTCAAGGTGTCCGAGAAGGGTCTTGAGGAGCGCCTCCAATTCCTGTTCCCTGATGAAAAAGTGCGGGCCGAGCGGCGCGGCGAGTACGACGAGCGCCTGAAAATCGAACTGGGCGTAATCAACCAGATGGGTTTTCCCGGCTACTTCCTTATCGTCATGGAGTTTATCCAGTGGTCCAAGGATAACGACATCCCGGTCGGCCCAGGCCGGGGCTCTGGTGCTGGCTCCCTGGTGGCTTACGCCCTTAAAATTACCGACCTGGACCCCCTGGAATTTGACCTGCTGTTCGAGCGATTTTTGAACCCCGAACGGGTCTCCATGCCCGACTTTGACGTCGACTTTTGCATGGACAAACGGGACCAGGTGATTGACCACGTGGCCGAGCTATACGGCCGCGACGCGGTGTCGCAAATAATCACCTTCGGTACCATGGCCGCTAAAGCGGTGGTGCGGGACGTGGGCCGGGTCATGGGCCATCCGTACGGCTTTGTTGACCGGATCTCCAAGCTCATTCCCGGCGACCCGGGCATGACCCTCAAAAAGGCCTTCGAGGAAGAGCCGCGCCTGCAAGAGGTGTACGACGCCGACGAAGAAGTGCGCGCCGTTATCGACATGGCCCGTAAGCTCGAAGGGGTGACCCGTAACGCCGGTAAGCACGCCGGGGGCGTGGTTATCGCGCCCACCACCATCACCGATTTTGCGCCCATTTATTGCGACGATCAGGGCCACCACCCGGTTACCCAGTTCGACAAGAACGACGTGGAATACGCCGGGCTGGTTAAATTCGACTTCCTTGGCCTAAGAACCCTCACCATCATCGACTGGGCGCTGGAGATGATTAACCCGCGCCTGCAAAAAGCAGGCAAGGCGCCGGTGGATATCGCCGCCATCCCCCTCGATGACAAATACAGCTTTAAAAAGCTACTGAACGCCGAAACCACGGCGGTTTTCCAGCTTGAATCGCGGGGTATGAAGGAGCTGATAAAGCGCCTCAAGCCCGACTGCTTCGAGGACATGATAGCCCTAGTGGCCCTGTTTAGGCCGGGCCCGCTGCAATCGGGCATGGTGGATAACTTTATCGACCGTAAGCACGGCCGCGAGGAAATTTCCTACCCCGACGCCCAGTACCAGCACGAGAGCCTCAAGCCCATTCTCGAGCCCACCTACGGCATTATCCTCTACCAAGAGCAGGTCATGCAGATAGCCCAGGTGCTGGCCGGTTATAGCCTCGGCGGCGCTGACCTTCTGCGCCGGGCCATGGGTAAGAAAAAGCCCGAAGAAATGGCTAAGCAGCGGGCCACCTTCGAAGACGGCGCCAAAGCCAATGGCATTGACGGCGAACTGGCAATAAAGATCTTCGACTTGGTAGAGAAGTTCGCCGGTTACGGCTTTAACAAGTCGCACTCTGCCGCCTACGCTTTGGTGTCTTACCAAACCTTGTGGCTCAAGGCCCACTTCCCGGCCGAGTTCATGGCGGCGGTGATGTCTGCCGATATGGACAACACCGACAAGATAGTGACCCTGGTGGACGAAGTGCGCCGTCTGGGGCTGGTGATGCAGCCGCCGGACGTTAACGTTGGCCAGTACAAGTTCACCGTTAACGAGCAAGGCGAGGTGATTTACGGCATCGGTGCCATCAAGGGCGTCGGTGAAGGCCCTATCGAGGCCATCTTGGAGGCCCGCAGCGAAGGCGGCCCCTTTAGCGACCTTTTTGATTTTTGTAACCGGGTCGACATCAAGCGGGTGAACCGCCGGGTGCTGGAAAAACTGGTGCAGTCTGGCGCCATGGATAGCCTCGGCCCCATCAAGGGCAGCCTCAAAGGGCGCCTTGGCGAGCAGCGGGCGCGGCTGTTTGCCACCTTGCCAGAAGCCATCAAGGCGGCCGACCAGCACGCCAAAGCGCAAAGCATCGGCCAGGGCGACTTATTTGGCCTGGTCAACGAGTCCCCTGACGATAACCAGCAAAGCTTTGCCCAGGCAGCAACCTGGCCTGACGAGCAGTGGCTGATGGGGGAGCGCGAGACCCTCGGGCTTTACCTTTCCGGCCACCCCATCGACCGTTACCTGCCGGAGCTCAAGCACCTGGCCCGTTGCCGGCTGTGCGATGTGCAGCCCACCCCAAAAGGCGGCAGCGTGGTGCTGTCAGGTCTGGTTCTGGCGGTACGGCCCATGATCAACAAGCGAAACGGCAAGCGCTGGGGTATTGTTACCCTCGATGATGGCTCGGCACGCCTCGATGTCATGCTATATGCTGACACTTACGAGCAATATCAGGATCTTTTGGCACCGGATTTGGTGTTGGTGGTTGAAGGACAGGTCAGCTTTGATGACTTTTCCGGGGGCTATAGAATGACGGCACGTAATGTGATGACCATCACTCAAGCCCGCGAACGCCATGCCCGGGGCCTGAAATTGCAGGTAGGGGGCCAGGTTAAGCCGGAGCAGCTGCTCAATGTGCTGGAACCGTTCAGCCAGGGCACCTGTCCTGTTACTCTGAGCCTTGCCAACCAGCAGGCCCAGGGGGAAATGAAACTGGGTGTTCGCTGGCGGGTCATGCCGGAAGATGCCTTGCTGCATCAATTGGGGACCCTTTTGGGTAAAGAAGCGGTCACGCTTCAGTATGACGCTTAA
- the rnhB gene encoding ribonuclease HII, whose product MLIAGVDEVGRGPLVGDVVTAAVILDPANPIEGLTDSKKLSAKRREALAVEIREKALAWCVARASAAEIDSINIFQATMLAMSRAVEGLSLVPSEALIDGNKVPKLAMPARAIVKGDALEPAIGAASILAKVARDAEMVELHQRYPHYGFDKHKGYPTAEHLAKLAEYGPIDEHRRSFKPVRLALGIES is encoded by the coding sequence ATGTTGATTGCCGGTGTCGATGAAGTGGGCCGCGGCCCCTTGGTGGGGGATGTGGTCACCGCCGCGGTGATTTTAGACCCGGCCAACCCCATCGAAGGCCTGACCGATTCCAAGAAACTCAGCGCCAAGCGCCGCGAGGCCCTGGCGGTAGAAATTCGTGAAAAGGCCCTGGCCTGGTGCGTGGCCAGGGCCAGCGCCGCCGAAATCGACAGTATTAACATCTTCCAGGCCACCATGCTGGCCATGAGCCGGGCCGTGGAAGGCCTGAGCCTGGTGCCCAGTGAAGCCCTGATTGACGGCAACAAAGTGCCCAAGCTCGCCATGCCGGCCAGGGCCATCGTCAAAGGTGATGCGCTAGAGCCTGCCATTGGCGCTGCCAGTATTCTTGCCAAAGTGGCCCGCGACGCCGAGATGGTTGAACTGCACCAGCGCTACCCCCACTATGGGTTTGACAAGCACAAGGGCTATCCCACCGCCGAGCACCTGGCAAAGCTCGCCGAGTATGGCCCTATCGACGAACACAGACGCAGTTTCAAACCGGTGCGCCTGGCACTGGGAATAGAGTCATGA
- the lpxB gene encoding lipid-A-disaccharide synthase, which produces MMSRPLRVGMIAGEASGDLLGADLMASLQAQHPDIQFYGIGGPRMQALGFNSLFDMEELSVMGLVEVLKHLPRLLHIRKHIVRHFIDNPPDVFIGIDAPDFNLGVEKRLKDKGIKTVHYVSPSVWAWREKRVFKVKAATDLVLALLPFEKAFYDRYQHPCVFVGHPLADRMPLEVNVPAAWAELGLAEQHPTLAILPGSRGGEVARMAPLFKEAALKLKADNPALHFLVPAANAKRRAQIEAAFSDVADVTVVDGKGREVMAASDAVLLASGTATLEAMLAKKPMVVAYQVHPFTYWLAKKLVRVKRFSLPNLLADADWVPELIQDDATPAAIARAVQGALGAEQQANPARFRALHERIRQNASEQAAKAVLELLC; this is translated from the coding sequence ATCATGTCCAGACCATTACGGGTGGGCATGATCGCAGGCGAGGCCTCCGGCGACCTGCTGGGGGCCGATCTCATGGCCTCCTTGCAGGCCCAACATCCCGACATTCAGTTCTATGGCATCGGCGGCCCGCGTATGCAGGCCCTGGGCTTTAACAGCCTTTTTGACATGGAAGAGCTGTCGGTGATGGGGCTGGTGGAGGTGCTAAAGCACCTGCCGCGCCTGCTGCATATCCGCAAACATATCGTCCGCCATTTTATCGACAACCCGCCCGACGTGTTCATCGGCATCGATGCCCCTGACTTCAACCTGGGCGTTGAAAAGCGCCTCAAGGACAAGGGCATCAAGACGGTGCATTACGTCAGCCCCTCGGTGTGGGCTTGGCGCGAAAAGCGGGTGTTCAAGGTCAAAGCCGCCACCGATCTGGTGCTGGCGTTGCTGCCCTTTGAAAAGGCTTTTTACGACCGTTACCAGCATCCGTGCGTGTTCGTGGGCCACCCCCTTGCCGACCGCATGCCGCTGGAGGTAAACGTACCGGCCGCCTGGGCCGAGCTGGGCCTTGCCGAGCAGCACCCGACTCTCGCCATTTTACCGGGCTCTCGTGGCGGTGAGGTGGCCCGCATGGCGCCACTCTTTAAAGAAGCGGCGCTAAAGCTCAAGGCCGACAACCCGGCGCTGCACTTTTTGGTACCGGCGGCCAACGCCAAACGCCGCGCGCAAATCGAAGCGGCCTTTAGCGATGTGGCCGATGTCACGGTGGTGGACGGCAAGGGTCGCGAGGTGATGGCTGCCAGCGATGCCGTGCTGCTCGCCTCCGGCACCGCCACCCTGGAAGCCATGCTGGCTAAAAAGCCGATGGTGGTGGCTTATCAGGTGCACCCCTTTACCTATTGGCTGGCCAAGAAACTGGTGCGGGTAAAACGCTTTAGCCTGCCCAATCTCCTGGCCGACGCCGACTGGGTGCCGGAGCTTATTCAGGACGACGCCACCCCGGCCGCCATTGCCAGGGCGGTTCAGGGCGCGTTGGGGGCCGAGCAACAGGCCAACCCGGCGCGGTTTCGCGCCCTTCATGAACGTATTCGCCAAAACGCCTCAGAGCAGGCGGCCAAGGCCGTATTGGAGCTGTTATGTTGA
- the lpxA gene encoding acyl-ACP--UDP-N-acetylglucosamine O-acyltransferase, translated as MIVIDPQAFVHPDAKLGNNVKVGPWTYIGADVEIGDDTEIMSHVVIKGPTVIGKRNRIFQFASVGEECQDKKYKGEPTRLVIGDDNIIRESVTIHRGTVQDQGLTAIGSNCLLMAYVHVAHDCIIGDNVIMANYSALAGHAHVGDWAILGGQSGIHQFCRVGAHAFVGACALVVQDVPPFVTCAGMRAEPFGINFEGLKRRGFSKDSLQALRKAYKALYRQNLTLEQAKEELAKLATDEPAVAQMLHFIDKSERGIIR; from the coding sequence CTGATTGTGATCGACCCTCAAGCCTTCGTACATCCCGACGCCAAGCTTGGCAATAACGTCAAAGTCGGCCCCTGGACTTACATCGGTGCGGACGTAGAGATCGGTGACGACACCGAGATCATGTCCCACGTAGTGATCAAGGGTCCCACTGTTATTGGCAAGCGTAACCGCATCTTCCAATTCGCCTCGGTAGGCGAGGAATGCCAGGACAAAAAATACAAGGGTGAGCCCACCCGGCTGGTGATTGGCGATGACAACATCATCCGCGAATCGGTCACCATCCACCGTGGCACAGTCCAAGATCAGGGCCTGACCGCCATCGGCAGCAACTGCCTGCTGATGGCCTATGTGCACGTGGCTCACGACTGCATCATCGGTGACAACGTGATCATGGCCAACTACTCGGCCCTGGCTGGCCACGCCCATGTGGGCGACTGGGCTATCCTTGGCGGCCAAAGTGGTATCCACCAGTTCTGCCGGGTTGGTGCCCACGCCTTTGTGGGGGCCTGCGCCCTGGTGGTACAAGACGTACCGCCTTTTGTCACCTGTGCCGGCATGCGCGCCGAGCCCTTTGGTATCAACTTCGAAGGTCTCAAGCGCCGCGGCTTTTCCAAAGACAGCCTGCAGGCCCTTCGCAAGGCTTACAAGGCGCTTTATCGTCAGAACCTGACGCTGGAGCAAGCCAAGGAAGAGTTGGCCAAGCTGGCGACCGACGAGCCAGCCGTTGCCCAGATGCTCCATTTTATCGACAAGTCCGAACGCGGCATCATTCGCTGA
- the fabZ gene encoding 3-hydroxyacyl-ACP dehydratase FabZ, whose translation MTEMNTMDILEVLDHLPHRYPFLLVDKVLDYTLGERLVAQKNVTINEPFFQGHFPQKPVMPGVLILEAMAQATGILAFKTANQKPTDGVLYYFAGIDNARFKQPVVPGDTLIFEVEIVKLKAGIGKFHCKALVDGNLVCEADLMCAKREI comes from the coding sequence ATGACTGAAATGAATACCATGGACATCCTTGAGGTGCTGGACCATTTGCCACACCGTTATCCTTTCCTGCTGGTGGATAAGGTGCTGGACTATACCCTTGGGGAGCGCCTGGTAGCGCAGAAAAACGTCACCATCAACGAGCCGTTCTTCCAGGGGCATTTCCCCCAGAAGCCGGTTATGCCTGGGGTGTTGATCCTCGAAGCCATGGCTCAAGCCACCGGCATCTTGGCCTTTAAAACGGCCAACCAGAAACCCACCGACGGCGTGCTCTACTATTTTGCGGGCATCGACAACGCCCGTTTCAAGCAGCCTGTGGTACCGGGTGATACGCTGATCTTTGAAGTTGAAATCGTCAAACTCAAAGCGGGCATCGGCAAGTTCCACTGCAAGGCCCTGGTTGATGGCAACCTGGTCTGTGAAGCCGACCTGATGTGCGCCAAACGCGAGATCTGA